The following nucleotide sequence is from Corticium candelabrum chromosome 19, ooCorCand1.1, whole genome shotgun sequence.
GAATCTGACGAAAATTGCGATTTTCCGTATTCAGACACGGTCTCGTTGCCGCTGCCTGTCTACGTTCTGCTAGAGTGTATCAAAAGCATTCCAGACGGGTTTCAGGTTGACAGCATTGGGCAGGTAAGATGGCTAGTTTGCAGTTATCCTACATTTAATGCATCTGCTTTGTTCAGCTCGACTTCGTCGTTGAACTCAACAAGTTGCTTGTTAGCGCAACAAACCGTATTAAATCCCTCAGTCTTGACAAAGTCTTGAAATTCTTGTCAGCAGTGGAAAGGGCTATTTTACCTGCGCTTGCGGATGGCGACAATCCAGTAAAATTGGCTTTTCTCTTTCGCGTGCGCTTATCAGACTATGAAATTTCAGCACAGACCTGTCCTGAttttgtgtcagtttgtgattATGTGGACACACTTAACCGCAGCTTGACTGATAAAATTGAAGGTGAAGGCTCGAATGAAGATTTCTTCCTTGCCCTGAGCGACTATTCTTCGTTTCTGCTTCAAACTATCCGCGTATGCAGAAGCTTGAAGGAAACGTTTCGATCGAGAGTGATAACACGTTCTATACCAGATATCGATATTTCTTCTCTTAATCTATTCGTCGCACGGGGAAGGTTTTCTCTATTTCTACACCAACTTCTATGGATCGCCACTGTCATCTGTCCGACTGTTGGTCTTGCACAGACGTGCGCGTCTCATTCATTGGATAATCAGTTAGAAGTGCTCAAATTGCCATCTTACTCACGCGACTGTGAGCGAGCAAACGAGACAAGCTATTCTCGTGTTGAACGTGAAAAAATTGAAGGTGATGTAGCCTGCCGAATTATTGCATATGCGCTCACCCTTTCTGTCGACGGGGGAGAAGTTTCCAGATTCACACCGCTTAGATCCCTTGCGCTAAGGTGTGCCATGCATAGACAGAATTCATATTCTGGCTTGTTTCTCTGTTCTCTAACGTATATGCGTGGCATCTGTATTGCTATATAGGGGCTTGTCGGAAGTCGCAGCAGTCATTGGTGCTACAACCGTTCTAGAAATCGTAGAAGTCGTAGGCGAAGAAAGTTGGCTATATGTGATGTCGTGGCATGAGTTGATCAACCACGTTCTGTTTGAACCGAAATTTATCGAGTCGTTCAAGTCTCGAGTAAGTCATGCACCATTCCCTGAAGtcattgtttctattactGTATTGTGGTAGGCTTGCGAAGATCTGTCTCCTACCGTAGAGAAAGTAATTCGAGAGGTAATTCTCGATCGATTGTACGCGTTGCCACGTGATGACGTGTTGGTCCAGGACGTCTACTATCAGTCTGTCAGGTTAGTCGACTCCATTCGTTCTTCACAACCTTCTACTAACATCAATGGCCTCTTACTGTTATGACAGGAAATTGGGTCTGACTTCACTACTAACGGGAGATATTCTTGGTGACATCCGGGATACTTCCATGTTATGTTACCAGCTCTTGTTTCAACTGTCTATAGATCTTCGCGCAAGACCGTCTACGGCGTTGAAAATGGGAGTGGAGGCGTATAAAACAATGCgctattatttaattttgaagAACGAGTGTGCTGTTGTACCGCGTTCCCCGAGTTCGTTTGCCCTTCTTCTTTGTGCTGCTCATTGTCTGGGAGCGTCGGCTATGCAATTAGATCTCGATGCGACTCCTTCTGGTGCTATGAACTTTATTTTTCACAATACAGACCGCGTCCTTACAATTGTTACTGAACAGTGGCAAGATGCCTTAATTACCTTTCACGTTGTCGCCGAGGTAtaaaattttggtttgtgCCATGTCACTAACCATTTTTAGGTGCATTCCATTGTTGCAGATGGCCAGAATTTACCAAGAAAAGAACTGTCAGTGCTTGGAAGCGTCGACAATACAACAGCCAGAAACAGCTCTCTCTTTGTTCATTCAAGTTAACAGGATGGTTCCACGTGTCTTAAATAGGTAAGCAACTACTGTTCTAAACCTGCATATCACATAACACGGCTGAAATAATTTCAATGATTCAATGGTTAAAACAAATCAAGTACGTTATTGAAAATTCCTGATCCGTCCAGCTTGTTCAGGGGCGTAGAAAGCAGTCCAACCTTTGGGCGTTGAATGTCTAGCATCATTTCAAACCGTCTTTCAAACGGTTGAATTCTTTGAGCCTGCTGTCAGTGCATGACGTCATGGGCTGGCAAATATTGGCGGCTAGAGCTCCATCAGGCCTTAGGTTCCTACCGAAGTTGTTGATTATGTGTCATTTCAGGTGCAAAGAGGCAATTCTTGCCACGTTGGCTAAAGACAAGCACATTGGTTGGTGGTACGGGCACTTGTCTACATTTTCTGATTGGCGAATAGATAGCCGTCTTCTTACCGGTGACGACTTTCTATGTCTCCGACTCATTCTGCAAGCTCTTCCTGATCCTAACGTCGACCTGCAGTCCCTGATCTCTCATTCTGCGCTTTGTTTGTGGAGAAACGCTGCCACCTCTTACTTCAGCGCTTGCCGGCCAGGAAGTTCTCGTTTTCAAACAAAGAACTGCTACGAATCTTATTACGAGCAACTGATATGTGAAAAATCTGTAAGAAAACGCTTGTTTGCGAAACAGCAGTCTGAAGACTGAATGTGATGTAACTGGGTTTGGCTATGTGtatgcagtatatatagaATATGATTAATAAATGACGTTTGACCGCAAtttatttgtgtctgtgcgtgaATGTGGTGGAAAGGATGGTTTGCTGTGCTTTGTATCGACGTCATCTCTCTACCGCTTCTTTTGTCCACTTTCTCAAAAGTTTAGaagcctatatatatatatatatatacctcgAGAAGAACGTAATCAGATAAAGGCCCAACTGACT
It contains:
- the LOC134195113 gene encoding uncharacterized protein LOC134195113, with product MASFDCYAFSAKSPEYCTESDCAYDNSSDVDIVEGMEPLRKRRKTGDDPRCNRVKPERLFELAADVVSSKIPFKTVEQYRRRCGRKVPEKVIFAIIRKAFPTDEDMVGLCASLSRPYFDSDEFYCESNNSEIIVKDVMQTGLSLTGTLVHKCQRIGTSRYHRAIVSILFDRRCITCATCSVHRHRLSWCKHVLRLIHHRIFYPEAVAYRLPISFTLERLSQSQMQKFIGSLISTGSASLLSSVSRAICGMNHERSSVVTCNHPVRAAMSTPDLTTRGSRDDAGLWQFDENRIRRVMKKYCMKTDTMNGGRSYRNDPDEPIELDEWYSLLEDNRKRSLAQVETTADCHLKWIAEDELNSLFSIVAHLLKAADTSVLRVLHVLTDEWLKLLEKAIGMIRRQLPSDQQQRGDHPDETEPIYSKNKELLVCSGRAWYVPDRLTFCWRHAVLNCHYSDGVVESIRNQNIEWTIRLRRIMNDARRLHDSIDDIEDGWLEFFTVFSLQHWNGFCHVQAMASPQARTVFRKLVCSSADDIMACTDDYECDVEGSEYLRTVCCFIQSLRFYGYDKSAATLAVQAIICYLPVLSLSADVSSVTNGLLNAIRKCHNETGVHLWGEDDSGDDDDDDHSRDPILLCTLLQAVVHDDNSWEICCNTPLTCSSDSESDENCDFPYSDTVSLPLPVYVLLECIKSIPDGFQVDSIGQLDFVVELNKLLVSATNRIKSLSLDKVLKFLSAVERAILPALADGDNPVKLAFLFRVRLSDYEISAQTCPDFVSVCDYVDTLNRSLTDKIEGEGSNEDFFLALSDYSSFLLQTIRVCRSLKETFRSRVITRSIPDIDISSLNLFVARGRFSLFLHQLLWIATVICPTVGLAQTCASHSLDNQLEVLKLPSYSRDCERANETSYSRVEREKIEGDVACRIIAYALTLSVDGGEVSRFTPLRSLALRGLSEVAAVIGATTVLEIVEVVGEESWLYVMSWHELINHVLFEPKFIESFKSRACEDLSPTVEKVIREVILDRLYALPRDDVLVQDVYYQSVRKLGLTSLLTGDILGDIRDTSMLCYQLLFQLSIDLRARPSTALKMGVEAYKTMRYYLILKNECAVVPRSPSSFALLLCAAHCLGASAMQLDLDATPSGAMNFIFHNTDRVLTIVTEQWQDALITFHVVAEMARIYQEKNCQCLEASTIQQPETALSLFIQVNRMVPRVLNRCKEAILATLAKDKHIGWWYGHLSTFSDWRIDSRLLTGDDFLCLRLILQALPDPNVDLQSLISHSALCLWRNAATSYFSACRPGSSRFQTKNCYESYYEQLICEKSVRKRLFAKQQSED